The region GTTCCGGCGTGGTGAAACTCTCAGGCCAATGACTCCGGGGAGACCGCCGACCAGCGCATGCCCGCGCGGGTCGCAGTCGAGCTGGCCCGGATAAGGTAAGGCCGAAGTGAGCGGCCCGGCTCTGGACTGCCGACCGGCGCCCCCACCAGGAGGAGTTCCGCACCATGTCGTCGCCCCGGCAGACACCCCTGCACGAGATCCACGAAGCGCTCGGCGCCACCTTCACCGAGTTCGCCGGCTGGCGGATGCCGCTGCGCTACACGGGCGACGCGGCCGAGCACAACGCGGTGCGCACCGCCGCGGGCCTGTTCGACTTGACCCACATGGGTGAAATCCGCATCAGCGGCCCGCAGGCGCCCGAGGCCCTGGACTACGCGCTGGTGGCCAACGCGTCGGCCATCACCGTCGGCCGTGCCCGCTACACCATGATCTGCAACTCCGAGGGCGGCGTCCTCGACGACCTGATCGTCTACCGGCTGGGCGAGCAGGAGTACCTGGTGGTGGCCAACGCCGCCAACGCCGCGGTGGTCTCGGCCGAGCTGGCCGAGCGGGTCGCCCGGTTCGAGGCGAGCCACGAGGACGTCTCCGACGACTACGCGCTCATCGCCGTGCAGGGCCCGAAGGCGGTGGACATCCTCGCGCCGCTGACCAGCACGGACCTGAGCACGGTCAAGTACTACGCCGGTTACCGCAGCGAGGTCGCCGGCGCGCGCGTCATGCTGGCCCGCACCGGCTACACCGGCGAGGACGGCTTCGAGCTGTTCACCTCCCCCGCCGACGCCCCCGCCGTGTGGCAGGCGCTGGCCGACTCCGGCGCCGAGCACGGGCTGCGCCCGGCCGGGCTGTCCTGCCGCGACACGCTGCGGCTGGAGGCGGGCATGCCGCTGTACGGCAACGAGCTCTCGGCGGAGCTGACGCCGTTCCACGCCAACCTCGGCCGGGTCGTCAAGCTCGACAAGCCCGGCGACTTCGTGGGCAAGGCGCCGCTGGCCGCGGCCGCCGAGAAGCCCACCGAGCGCAAGCTCGTCGGCCTGCGCACCGACCAGCGCCGCGCCCCCCGCCACGGCTACCGGGTGCTCGACGCCGGCGGAGCCGAGATCGGCGTCGTCACCAGCGGCGCGCCCTCCCCGACCCTGGGACACCCGATCGCGATGGCCTACGTCGACCGGGACCACGCCGAACCCGGCACCGCCCTGCAGGTGGACATCCGCGGCACGGCCGTCCCGGTGGAGGTCGTCGCACTGCCCTTCTACCGCCGCAACGCCTGACCAGCCACCGAAGCCGAGATCCAACAGGAGGCAAAACATGTCGACACCCGGACAGTTCAACAGCGAGCTCTCCGCCGTGGACCCCGAGGTGGCTGCGGCGGTGGGGGCCGAGCTGAACCGTCAGCAGACGACCCTGGAGATGATCGCTTCGGAGAACTTCGCGCCGCAGGCGGTGTTGCAGGCGCAGGGTTCGGTTCTGACCAACAAGTACGCCGAGGGGTATCCGGGCAAGCGCTACTACGGCGGTTGCGAGCACGTCGACGTCGTCGAGCAGCTGGCCATCGACCGGGTCAAGGAGCTCTTCGGCGCCTCGTTCGCCAACGTGCAGCCGCACTCGGGGGCCCAGGCCAACGCCGCGGCGATGTTCGCGCTGCTCAAGCCCGGTGACACGATCATGGGCCTGGACCTGGCCCACGGCGGGCACCTGACCCACGGGATGCGGATCAACTTCTCCGGCAAGCTCTACAACGTGGTGCCCTACCACGTCGGCGACGACGACCACCGGGTCGACATGGACGAGGTGGCCCGCCTGGCCCGCGAGCACCGGCCGCGGCTGATCATCGCCGGCTGGTCGGCCTACCCGCGCCAGCTGGACTTCGCGCGGTTCCGCGAGATCGCCGACGAGGTCGGCGCGTACCTGATGGTCGACATGGCCCACTTCGCCGGGCTGGTGGCCGCCGGGCTGCACCCGAACCCGGTGCCGCACGCCCACGTGGTCACCACCACCACGCACAAGACCCTCGGCGGCCCGCGTGGCGGGGTGATCCTGTCGGCCGACGAGGAGTTCACCAAGAAGTTCAACTCCGCGGTGTTCCCCGGCCAGCAGGGCGGTCCGCTGGAGCACGTCATCGCGGGCAAGGCGGTGCTGTTCAAGCTCGCCGCGGGTGAGGAGTTCCGCGACCGGCAGCGGCGCACCCTGGAGGGCGCCAAGATCCTGGCCGAGCGGCTGCTGGCCGACGACGCGGCCCGGGCCGGGGTCCGGCTGGTCTCCGGCGGCACCGACGTGCACCTGGTGCTGGTGGACCTGCGCGAGGCCGAACTGGACGGCAAGCAGGCCGAGGACCGCCTGCACGAGATCGGGATCACGGTCAACCGCAACGCGGTGCCCAACGACCCCCGCCCGCCGATGGTGACCTCCGGCCTGCGCATCGGCACCCCGGCACTGGCCACCCGCGGCTTCGGCAAGACCGAGTTCACCGAAGTCGCCGACATCATCGCCGAAGCCCTCAAACCCGACTTCGACGAGGCCACCAGCGCCAAGCTGCGCTCCCGGGTGGAGGCGCTGGCCGCCGGCTTCCCGCTCTACCCCAACCTGTAAACGCACGACCACGCGAAGCCGCATTTCGTCCGATTCCGGACGGAATGCGGCTTCGTGCTGTCCACAGTGGTGTCCCCCTTTCGGCCACAATCCGAAAAAGGCTTACCCGAAAACGCATTCCTCCCTTGCGGGCTCCAGCGCGATAGCCCAATATCTCGGCAAGCCAGGCGCACCCGGGACGACGTGCCGCGTGCCGGTCGACCGCCCGCGCGCCGCACACCGACCGCGTTGGAGAACAGCAACGGCTTCCACAAGAAGCTCGGCTCGAAGGAGTTCGTTTCAATGTCAGAGCCAGTGGCCGAGGAGTACCGGAAGGATCTGAGTACCCGGCACATCAACATGATCGCGATCGGTGGTGCGATCGGTGTCGGGTTGTTCCTCGGTTCGGGCAAGGCGCTCAACCAGGTCGGGCCCGGTCTGATCCTCATCTACGCCGTCGCGGGTCTGATGATCTTCTTCGTGATGCGGGCGCTGGGCGAGTTGCTGATGTACCGGCCGGTGAGCGGGTCGTTCGCCGAGTACGCCGGGGAGTTCGTGGGCCCGTGGGCGCGGTTCGCCACCGGGTGGGGCTACTGGCTGGTGTGGATCGTGACCGGCATGGCCGAGATCACCGCGGTGGGCGAGTACTTCCAGTTCTGGTTCCCCCACGTGCCGCAGTGGATTCCCGCGCTGGGCGCGCTGATCGTGCTCTCGGGGGTCAACCTGATCGCGGTCAAGCTCTTCGGCGAGTTCGAGTTCTGGTTCGCCCTGGTCAAGGTCGTGGCGATCGTGGGCCTGATCGTGCTGGCCGCGGCGATCCTGGCGTTCGGGTTCTCCGACGTCGGCGACACCGCGGCGGTGTCGAACCTGTGGGCCCACGGCGGGATGTTCCCCACCGGCTCGACCCAGGCGCTGCTGGCGTTCCAGATCGTGATGTTCGCCTTCATCGGCGTGGAGATGGTCGGCCAGACCGCCAGCGAGAGCGCGAACCCGCAGAAGGTGCTGCCGCGCGCGGTCAACTCCATCATGTGGCGGATCCTGATCTTCTACGTCGGTGCGCTGGCCGCGCTGTGCGCGCTGGTGCCGTGGAACCAGTTCCCCGCCGACGGCAGCCCGTTCGTGCACGCCTTCACCCTGATCGGCATCCCCGCCGCGGCCGGCGTGGTCAACTTCGTGGTCACCACCGCCGCGCTGTCGTCGTGCAACTCCGGGATCTATTCCACCGGGCGGATGCTGCGCACCCTGTCCGAGGACGGCCAGGCCCCGCGGGCGGTGTCCAAGCTCAGCTCCCGGGCGGTGCCCGCGCGGGCGATCGCGGTGACCTTCGTGGCCATGCTCATCGGGGTCGTGCTCAACTACTTCGTGCCCGAGCAGGCCTTCACCTACATCACCAGCGCCTCCACCGTGGGAGCGATCTTCACCTGGGGCATGATCCTCATCGCCCACCTCGGCTACCGCCGCAAGGTCGCCACCGGCACCCTGCCCGAAGGCACCTTCCGCATGCCGCTGGCCCCCTACTCCAACTACGTCGTGCTGGCCTTCCTCGCCCTGGTCGTGGTCCTGCTCGCCTTCGACGCCGAAACCCGCATCGCCCTCTACATCACGCCGGTCCTGGCCGTGGCGATGGTCGTGGGCTACCTCGCGACCCGCAACAAGCAGCAGTCCCCCGCGCCGGCTGAACAGCCGACCAAGTGATCCGGAGCCTGTGAGTCCTTCGGGTAGCTCTGGCAACCCGAAGGACTCACAGGTCGCTCCGCCTGCGCCGCCCGGCCGGGAGCGTCCACTGCGGACCGACCGTCCTCATAGGACCGGCGACCGGTCTCGGGCTGACAGCTTTGCCGGATATCCCGCGGACGAAAAGTGACGACAACAATCTGGTCACCACCTCCGTCCTGCGGGAGAATCCCCTTCATGCCGCCGCACACCGACATGCTGGTCATCACCCGCAGTGCGGCCGAGGAGCGGCGGGTGCAGCGGTCGTCGCTGGTCAGCATCGTGTGCCTGCTGCTGAGCTCGACGCTGTGCGCCACGTTGACCGTGGGCTGGCTGACCGGGACCATCGTGGGAATTCCCGGTCTTTTCGCGTTTCTCCCGCTTTTCGCATCGGTGCTCGGGCTCTACGTGATGTGGACCGAGATCCGGATGCGCCGGCTGAACCGCGCGATGCGCAACCTCCAGCTGGCGCTCACCTCCAAGGGCGTGGCCTACCGTTCGTGCGCGGGAACGTTCTTCGCACCCTGGTCGGCGGTGCGCCAGATCCGCTTCCGCCGCCACCTGGGCACCGCCTTCGTGGTGGTCGACGCCCTGGACTGGGGCGGCCCGGCCGCCGAGGTCGGCAGGCTCAACCGCCTCGGCCGCGTGGGCAGGCTCGCCCTGCCGCTGCCCGGCAGCGGCGTGGACACCGGCCAGGTCTGGCAGTCGGTGTACTACCTCAGCGACGGCGCCGTGCAGGTGCGCAGCTAGCCCGACTGTGGCCGGCGGGTCCTACTGCCCTTCGCCCTCAGGGGCCAGCTGCGCCGCACCGCTGAGGTCGCCCAGGGCCTGGGTGAGCGCTCGGTATGCCCGCATGACGCGGTTCTGCCCGTCGGCGAAGGTCCGGGCGACCTCGTAGTAGTCCTCCGGGCGGACGTTCAACCGGCGTCGCCGGGCCGGGGCCGGGCGGCGGTGCCAGCGAGGTCGGGCGCACGGCTCAGACCTGCCAGATCCTCGAGTTGGCGCGGACCGCAGAGGCCTGGTTCCCGTGCGCGGTCACCAGCAGCCGGTGCATCTCGCGCACGTTCTCGCGCATCCCGGCCACCGCCGCGTCCCACTCGTCCTGCGCCGCGCTTCGCGACTCGCACTCGATGCTTGCGAGCACGCTGAGAAGGGCCGCCAGGAGGCGTGCACGGGCCTTCTCAGGCACCACGCCGTGCCCGAGGCCATCGCCACCGAGGGTTGCAAGCGCGGCGCCCAGCGGGGCTGACACCAGGGGGCCGGGACACGCGCCGTGTCCCGGCCCCGCCCGGTTCAGCTTCCGGCGGTCGCCGAGTTCGCCGCGCCGAGCACCGCGGCGAGACTGGCCGCGATCACCGAGTCGTCGATGCCGACCGCCCACCGCGTGCTCGCGCCGACCCGGTGCTCCAGGTAGGTCGCGGCGCGCGCCCGGTCTCCCGCGCCGACCGACTGCTGGACCAGGTTGACGATCTCCACGTCCCGGCCGTGTTGGGCGAGCATCCGCACCAGCGCCGAGACCGCGCCGTCGGCGGTCACCTGGTGGGCGACCGGCTCGCCGTCGACCTCCAGGGTGGCGCGCAGCCGGTCACCGTCCGGGCCGTGCCCGATCGACCACTCCTTGAGCCCCACCGCACCGGGGACCAGGTACTCCGCGGCGAACAGCTCCCAGAGCGTCGCCGCGTCGACCTCGGTGCCGGTTTCGTCGGTGTGGCGCTGCACGACGCGCGAGAAGTCGCGCTGGAGCCCTCGCGGCAGGTCGAGCTGGTGCTCGGTCTGCATGACGTGGGCGATTCCGCCCTTGCCGGACTGGCTGTTGACGCGGATTACGGCTTCGTAGTCGCGCCCGATGTCCTTCGGGTCGATCGGCAGGTAAGGCACCTCCCACCTGGCCTGCTCCACCGGCACTCCCGCTCGCGCCGCCGATTCGGCGTGTTGGCGGAACCCCTTGCGGATCGCGTCCTGGTGCGTGCCCGAGAACGCGGTGTGCACGTACTCGCCCACGTAGGGATGGCGTTCGTGGACACCGATGCGGTTGCAGTGCTCGACCGTCTCGCGCACCGAGTCGACGTCGGAGAAGTCGATCATCGGGTCGACGCCCTGCGCGTGCAGGTTCAACGCCAGCGTGACCAGGTCGACGTTGCCGGTCCGCTCGCCGTTGCCGAACAGGCAGCCTTCGACCCGCTGCGCACCGGCCAGCACCGCCAGCTCCGCGCACGCGACGCCGGTGCCGCGGTCGTTGTGCGGGTGCACGGACAGGATCACGTGCTCGCGCCGCGCGAGGTTGCGGTGCATGTGCTCGATCTGGTCCGCGTAGACGTTGGGGGTGGCGACCTCGACCGTCGCGGGCAGGTTGACGATGACCGGACGTCCCGGCCCGGCCTGCCACAGCTCGGTGACGGAGTCGCAGACCTCGAGCGCGAATTCCGGCTCGGTCTGGTTGAAGACCTCGGGTGAGAACTCGAACCGCACGCCGTCTCGGCCTTCGGCGCAGCGCAGCACGTCCTGGACCCCGGTTCGGATCATCTCGCGCAACTCGTCGCGGCCGGTGCGCAGGACTACGTCGCGCCAGACCGGCGCGGTCGCCGTGTACATGTGCACGATGACGCGGTCGAGGCCCTCGATCGCCTCGAAGGTGCGCTCGATCAGGTCGCGACGCGCCGGGGTGAACACCGAAACGGTCACGTCGTCGGGCACCAGGTCCGAGTTCGCGAGCATGCGGACGAAGTCGAAGTCGGTCTGCGAGGCCGACGGGTAACCGACCTCGATCTCCTTGTAGCCGATGCGCACGAGCATCTCGAAGAAGCGGCGCTTGCGGGCGGGGTCCATCGGTTCGGGCAGCGCCTGGTTGCCGTCGCGCAGGTCGACCGGCACCCACAGCGGGGCCTCGGTGATGCGGTTGGCGGGCCAGGTCCGTTCGACCGCGGGCACCGGCACGCGGTCGAAGACGTCGCGGTAGCGCTGGTGCGGCATGCCGGAGGGGCGTTGCGGGTTCCACGCGGGAGTCGCGTGCTTCCGGGACTTCATGGGTGACCTTTCGGGAGAACACCGGACGGTGGACCGGCGTGCGCGACCTCCCCGCAGCAGGTCGCCGGCCCGTCAGCCCCTGCCGCGGCGAGTAAGCTCGCCCCGCGTCAGCCACCAGGTCGTCATCCGCATGGCGATCAACCTATAACAACTCAGGTCCTCAGACAACCTTGTAACCGGAGGAACAACGTGCCCCCGCTGCGTCGCAACCCGCTCTCGGGCCAGGCCACCCAGGCGATGATGGAACTGATCACGGGCGGGCAGTGGCCGCTGGGCCGCAAGATCCCCAGCGAGACCGCCCTGGCCGCCGAGTTCGGCATCGGCCGCTCGACGGTGCGGGAAGCGCTGCGCGAGCTGGCGGTGCGCGGGCTGCTGGAGGCCCGGCAGGGCTCCGGGGTCTTCGTCGTGGGGACCGAACCCGTCGAGGAGTGGTCGCTGGTCGTGCGCAGGGCCGAGATCACCGAGGTCGTGGAGGGCCGCATCGCGGTCGAGACCGAGGCCGCCCGCCTCGCCGCCGCCAAGCGCACCGCCGACGACATGCGCGCCATCGAGGCCGCCAACGGTGCCCGCCAGGCCGCGGGCGACGGCTCGGCGGAGGCGTTCGTCGACGCCGACATCGCCTTCCACCGCGCCGTCGTCGACGCCGCCCGCAACTCCGTCATCACCGGTCTGTTCGTCTCGCTGACCCCGCGCGTGCGGGAGGCGATGCTCGACGTGGTGGCGGTGGTCGAGGACTCCGGCGAGCCGCGGCCGGTCGACCGCACCGAGCACCAGGCGATCGTCGACGCCATCGGAGACGGTGACGCCGACCGCGCCGCACGCGTCACTCGCGAACATCTCGGAAAGGTGCTCGGCTACCTGGACAACCCGCAGTGATCCCTTGCAGGGAGAGGGTTTCCGCTGCACTGGTCACGGCCACCCACCTGGGTGCTTCAGAACTTCCCGGAGGCCGGAGCCTTTCCCAGCGCCGCGACGGCGAGTGCCGCGAGCGCCAGTCCGCCGGCGACGTACATCACCGCGCCGACTCCCGCGGCGTCCACGACCTGACCGCCCACCAGCGCACCGAGCGCGATGACCGCGTTGAACACCCCGACGAACAACGCCGAACCCGCCTCCCGCGCCTCGGGCACCGAGGCCAGCACCCAGGTCTGCGTGCTGACGGACACGCCGCCGTAAGCCAGGCCCCACACGACAAGCAGCACACCGGCCGTCAGGACCGATCCGCCGATCAGCGGGACGAGCAGCAGGGTCGCCGCCAGCACCGCGCTGATGACCACCAGCGTCGCGCGCGGAGAACGCGCCGAGCCCGCGCCCGCGGCGAAGTTGCCCAGCACGCCGGCGATCCCGTACGCCAGCAGCAGCGTGCCGATCATCCCGGCGCCGGCACCGGACAACTCCTCCAGCGCCGGCCGCACGTAGGTGTAGGCGGCGAAGTGCGCGGCGACGACCAACCCGACCAGCACCAGTCCGGTGCGCATCCGCGGGTTGCGGACCAGCGCAGGCACACCCCGCAGCGCGACCGCCTGCTCCGCGGGCAGCTTCGGCAGCAGCACCAGCATCGCGACCGCGACGGCCGAGGCCAGCGCGCCGATGCCGACGAAAGCGGCCTGCCAGCCGGCGAGCTCCCCGACGTAGGAGCCCGCGGGCACGCCGAGCACCGATGCCATCGCGATGCCGCTGAACACCAGCGATGTCGCCGGTCCCACCGACCTGGCGGGCACCAGCCGCGCCGCGATGCCCGCCGAGATGGCCCACACCGCGCCCATGCCGACGCCCACCAGCACGCGCGCCACGACCATGACCTCGAAGCCCGGCGACCAGGCGGCGAGCAGGTTCGCCGCCGCCAGCGACGACATCAGCGCCACGAGCACCGCCCGGCGGTCGAACCGGCCGAGCACCGGCGTCAGCAGCGGAGCAGTCACCGCGGCGACCAGGCCGGTGATCGTCAGCGTCAGCCCGGCGGTCCCCTCGCTGACGCCCAGCGCGGCCCCGATCGGCGTGAGCAGGCCGACCGGCAGCATCTCGGAGGTCACGACCGTGAACGTCCCGAGCGCGACGGCGACCACTCCCAGCCATCCCCGCGTCACCGACGGTCGCCGTGCCGGTGCCTCGTGTGCGATTTCCGCGACTTTCCCCATGACCGCAAGGCAACCCGTCGCGCCGCGCGGGAACAACGGCGAATCGCTGAACCTTCCATTAGGCGTACTGATCGATGCGCCGGCCTGCACCGCTGAGGAGAACCCCTTGGAACGCCTGGAGATCCGCGAGCTGGAGTGCTTCCTCGTGCTCGCCGAGGAACTGCACTTCGGCCGCACCGGTGAGCGGCTGTACGTGTCGCAGGGCCGGGTGAGCCAGCTCCTGCGCTCGCTGGAAAGGCGGATCGGCGGCGCTCTGGTCGAACGCAGCAGTCGCCGGGTGCGGCTGACGCCGCTGGGCGAACGCTTCCTGGCCGGTCTCCGCCCCGCCTACCGCGAGCTGTCCGACGTGGTGGCCGACGCGCGGACCGCCGCGCGCGGCGTCGAGGGCGAGCTGCGGATCGGTTTCCAGGGCAGCGCCGACGAGCGGGTCACCGACGCCATCGAGCTGTTCCAGCGCACGCATCCGGGTTGCGCCACCGAGATCGTGGAGATCCCGCTGTGCGACCCGTTCGGACCGGTGCGAAGCGCCGAGGTCGA is a window of Saccharopolyspora erythraea NRRL 2338 DNA encoding:
- the gcvT gene encoding glycine cleavage system aminomethyltransferase GcvT, which translates into the protein MSSPRQTPLHEIHEALGATFTEFAGWRMPLRYTGDAAEHNAVRTAAGLFDLTHMGEIRISGPQAPEALDYALVANASAITVGRARYTMICNSEGGVLDDLIVYRLGEQEYLVVANAANAAVVSAELAERVARFEASHEDVSDDYALIAVQGPKAVDILAPLTSTDLSTVKYYAGYRSEVAGARVMLARTGYTGEDGFELFTSPADAPAVWQALADSGAEHGLRPAGLSCRDTLRLEAGMPLYGNELSAELTPFHANLGRVVKLDKPGDFVGKAPLAAAAEKPTERKLVGLRTDQRRAPRHGYRVLDAGGAEIGVVTSGAPSPTLGHPIAMAYVDRDHAEPGTALQVDIRGTAVPVEVVALPFYRRNA
- a CDS encoding amino acid permease, whose translation is MSEPVAEEYRKDLSTRHINMIAIGGAIGVGLFLGSGKALNQVGPGLILIYAVAGLMIFFVMRALGELLMYRPVSGSFAEYAGEFVGPWARFATGWGYWLVWIVTGMAEITAVGEYFQFWFPHVPQWIPALGALIVLSGVNLIAVKLFGEFEFWFALVKVVAIVGLIVLAAAILAFGFSDVGDTAAVSNLWAHGGMFPTGSTQALLAFQIVMFAFIGVEMVGQTASESANPQKVLPRAVNSIMWRILIFYVGALAALCALVPWNQFPADGSPFVHAFTLIGIPAAAGVVNFVVTTAALSSCNSGIYSTGRMLRTLSEDGQAPRAVSKLSSRAVPARAIAVTFVAMLIGVVLNYFVPEQAFTYITSASTVGAIFTWGMILIAHLGYRRKVATGTLPEGTFRMPLAPYSNYVVLAFLALVVVLLAFDAETRIALYITPVLAVAMVVGYLATRNKQQSPAPAEQPTK
- the glyA gene encoding serine hydroxymethyltransferase; protein product: MSTPGQFNSELSAVDPEVAAAVGAELNRQQTTLEMIASENFAPQAVLQAQGSVLTNKYAEGYPGKRYYGGCEHVDVVEQLAIDRVKELFGASFANVQPHSGAQANAAAMFALLKPGDTIMGLDLAHGGHLTHGMRINFSGKLYNVVPYHVGDDDHRVDMDEVARLAREHRPRLIIAGWSAYPRQLDFARFREIADEVGAYLMVDMAHFAGLVAAGLHPNPVPHAHVVTTTTHKTLGGPRGGVILSADEEFTKKFNSAVFPGQQGGPLEHVIAGKAVLFKLAAGEEFRDRQRRTLEGAKILAERLLADDAARAGVRLVSGGTDVHLVLVDLREAELDGKQAEDRLHEIGITVNRNAVPNDPRPPMVTSGLRIGTPALATRGFGKTEFTEVADIIAEALKPDFDEATSAKLRSRVEALAAGFPLYPNL
- a CDS encoding MFS transporter, with protein sequence MVAVALGTFTVVTSEMLPVGLLTPIGAALGVSEGTAGLTLTITGLVAAVTAPLLTPVLGRFDRRAVLVALMSSLAAANLLAAWSPGFEVMVVARVLVGVGMGAVWAISAGIAARLVPARSVGPATSLVFSGIAMASVLGVPAGSYVGELAGWQAAFVGIGALASAVAVAMLVLLPKLPAEQAVALRGVPALVRNPRMRTGLVLVGLVVAAHFAAYTYVRPALEELSGAGAGMIGTLLLAYGIAGVLGNFAAGAGSARSPRATLVVISAVLAATLLLVPLIGGSVLTAGVLLVVWGLAYGGVSVSTQTWVLASVPEAREAGSALFVGVFNAVIALGALVGGQVVDAAGVGAVMYVAGGLALAALAVAALGKAPASGKF
- the leuA gene encoding 2-isopropylmalate synthase is translated as MKSRKHATPAWNPQRPSGMPHQRYRDVFDRVPVPAVERTWPANRITEAPLWVPVDLRDGNQALPEPMDPARKRRFFEMLVRIGYKEIEVGYPSASQTDFDFVRMLANSDLVPDDVTVSVFTPARRDLIERTFEAIEGLDRVIVHMYTATAPVWRDVVLRTGRDELREMIRTGVQDVLRCAEGRDGVRFEFSPEVFNQTEPEFALEVCDSVTELWQAGPGRPVIVNLPATVEVATPNVYADQIEHMHRNLARREHVILSVHPHNDRGTGVACAELAVLAGAQRVEGCLFGNGERTGNVDLVTLALNLHAQGVDPMIDFSDVDSVRETVEHCNRIGVHERHPYVGEYVHTAFSGTHQDAIRKGFRQHAESAARAGVPVEQARWEVPYLPIDPKDIGRDYEAVIRVNSQSGKGGIAHVMQTEHQLDLPRGLQRDFSRVVQRHTDETGTEVDAATLWELFAAEYLVPGAVGLKEWSIGHGPDGDRLRATLEVDGEPVAHQVTADGAVSALVRMLAQHGRDVEIVNLVQQSVGAGDRARAATYLEHRVGASTRWAVGIDDSVIAASLAAVLGAANSATAGS
- a CDS encoding PH domain-containing protein — its product is MPPHTDMLVITRSAAEERRVQRSSLVSIVCLLLSSTLCATLTVGWLTGTIVGIPGLFAFLPLFASVLGLYVMWTEIRMRRLNRAMRNLQLALTSKGVAYRSCAGTFFAPWSAVRQIRFRRHLGTAFVVVDALDWGGPAAEVGRLNRLGRVGRLALPLPGSGVDTGQVWQSVYYLSDGAVQVRS
- a CDS encoding FadR/GntR family transcriptional regulator — its product is MPPLRRNPLSGQATQAMMELITGGQWPLGRKIPSETALAAEFGIGRSTVREALRELAVRGLLEARQGSGVFVVGTEPVEEWSLVVRRAEITEVVEGRIAVETEAARLAAAKRTADDMRAIEAANGARQAAGDGSAEAFVDADIAFHRAVVDAARNSVITGLFVSLTPRVREAMLDVVAVVEDSGEPRPVDRTEHQAIVDAIGDGDADRAARVTREHLGKVLGYLDNPQ